One genomic region from Solwaraspora sp. WMMD792 encodes:
- a CDS encoding pitrilysin family protein, whose protein sequence is MSPNGYPWPIETTRLDNGLRVVVSPDSSAPVVAVNLWYDVGSRHEPSGRTGFAHLFEHLMFEGSVNVAKTEHMKLVQGAGGSLNATTNPDRTNYFETVPAEHLALALWLEADRMGGLVPALTQETLDNQREVVKNERRQRYDNVPYGDAWLRLLPLLYPPGHPYHHATIGSMDDLNAADLATFQAFHEMYYAPNNAVLTVVGDTDADEVFSLADKYFGGIAARVDIPPAPDGRTPAPLAGPVTETVTTDVPAARHYFTYRTHPFGTPAYDVATVLGTVLGSGRGSRLYQRLADGARIAQPDYLGAYGVDLAHAPAPLIITATAQPTVTAERLADGLIEVLDEVARDGVTDAEVDRAKALLTTGWWRQVASFEGRADTLGRYATQFGDPARAGDRLPGWQAVTTEAVNDEAARLLRPDNRVQLSYLPEGDQ, encoded by the coding sequence ATGTCGCCCAACGGGTACCCCTGGCCGATCGAGACCACCCGGCTGGACAACGGCCTGCGGGTCGTCGTCAGCCCCGACTCCAGCGCGCCGGTGGTCGCGGTCAATCTCTGGTACGACGTGGGCTCGCGTCACGAGCCCTCCGGCCGGACCGGATTCGCCCATCTTTTCGAGCACCTGATGTTCGAGGGATCGGTCAACGTCGCCAAGACCGAGCACATGAAGTTGGTGCAGGGCGCGGGCGGCTCGCTCAACGCCACCACCAACCCGGACCGGACCAACTACTTCGAAACCGTCCCCGCCGAGCATCTGGCCCTCGCGTTGTGGCTGGAAGCCGACCGGATGGGCGGCCTGGTGCCGGCGCTGACCCAGGAGACGCTGGACAACCAGCGCGAGGTGGTCAAGAACGAGCGGCGGCAGCGCTACGACAACGTGCCGTACGGCGACGCCTGGCTACGGCTGCTGCCGCTGCTCTACCCGCCGGGGCACCCGTACCACCACGCCACGATCGGCTCGATGGACGACCTCAACGCCGCCGATCTGGCCACCTTCCAGGCGTTCCACGAGATGTACTACGCGCCGAACAACGCGGTGCTGACCGTGGTCGGCGACACCGACGCCGACGAGGTGTTCAGCCTGGCCGACAAGTACTTCGGTGGGATCGCCGCGCGGGTCGACATCCCGCCGGCACCGGACGGGCGTACGCCGGCGCCACTGGCCGGCCCGGTGACCGAGACGGTCACCACCGACGTACCGGCCGCCCGGCACTACTTCACCTACCGCACCCACCCGTTCGGAACCCCGGCGTACGACGTGGCGACCGTGCTCGGCACCGTGCTGGGCAGCGGCCGGGGCAGCCGGCTCTACCAACGGCTGGCCGACGGCGCCCGGATCGCGCAGCCCGACTACCTGGGTGCGTACGGTGTCGACCTGGCGCACGCGCCCGCACCGCTGATCATCACCGCGACCGCCCAGCCGACGGTGACCGCCGAGCGGCTCGCCGACGGCCTGATCGAGGTGCTCGACGAGGTGGCCCGCGACGGCGTCACCGACGCGGAGGTCGACCGGGCCAAGGCGCTGCTCACCACGGGCTGGTGGCGTCAGGTCGCCAGCTTCGAGGGCCGGGCCGACACCCTCGGCCGCTACGCCACCCAGTTCGGTGACCCGGCCCGCGCCGGGGACCGGCTGCCGGGCTGGCAGGCGGTCACCACCGAGGCGGTCAACGACGAGGCCGCACGCCTGTTGCGGCCGGACAATCGGGTCCAGCTCAGCTATCTGCCGGAGGGCGACCAGTGA
- a CDS encoding pitrilysin family protein, producing MTIIAQRPGPGAARPYRFPDVVRRSVAGGEIVAAHLPGHRLAVATLLLDAGAGREPVGREGLAGVLAKALEEGTETRDSAAYALVLEGLGTELSLSADWDSFRVGVQVSTDRLGAAVELLTEAVRTPRLDPSDVERVRDDEATALRMYWANPGPRAEAALRADLFGADQRHGRPMGGDPDSVAAVTVADVVDFHRAWFTRPGTLLVAGDLDLIDLDALGVAAFAGATGSPSQPGPPLPVSLRDHRRIILVDRPGAVQSTLRLGHPAPHRAHPDYVPMTLASTVLGGAFTSRLNHLIREVRGYTYGIRSDFGMSRRFGRFAVSSSVQTGVTAPALIDSVGEVSRTQADGVTEEELAVARSWRAGQLSVELQTPPAIASALATLVVHGLPDDYHARLRDELLSATVEQVSAAAATHLQAEGLTLVVEGDAAKIRDELTASGLGELHDAD from the coding sequence GTGACGATCATCGCGCAGCGTCCCGGACCGGGCGCCGCCCGGCCGTACCGTTTCCCGGACGTGGTCCGGCGCAGCGTGGCCGGCGGCGAGATCGTCGCCGCCCACCTGCCCGGCCACCGGCTGGCGGTGGCGACCCTGCTGCTGGACGCCGGCGCCGGCCGGGAACCGGTCGGCCGGGAAGGGCTGGCCGGAGTGCTCGCCAAGGCTCTCGAAGAGGGCACCGAGACCCGGGACTCGGCCGCGTACGCCCTGGTCCTGGAGGGTCTCGGCACCGAGTTGTCTCTCTCCGCCGACTGGGACTCGTTCCGGGTCGGCGTGCAGGTCAGCACCGACCGGCTCGGCGCGGCCGTCGAACTGCTCACCGAGGCGGTCCGCACCCCCCGCCTGGATCCGTCCGATGTCGAGCGGGTCCGCGACGACGAGGCGACCGCGCTGCGGATGTACTGGGCCAACCCGGGGCCGCGGGCCGAAGCCGCGCTGCGCGCCGACCTGTTCGGTGCCGACCAGCGGCACGGCCGGCCGATGGGCGGCGACCCCGACTCGGTGGCGGCGGTGACGGTGGCGGACGTCGTCGACTTCCACCGTGCGTGGTTCACCCGGCCCGGAACCCTGCTGGTCGCCGGCGATCTGGACCTGATCGACCTGGACGCGCTCGGCGTGGCCGCCTTCGCCGGGGCGACCGGCTCGCCGTCACAGCCCGGACCACCGCTGCCGGTCAGTTTGCGGGACCATCGGCGGATCATCCTGGTCGACCGGCCCGGCGCGGTGCAGTCCACGCTGCGGCTCGGCCATCCGGCCCCGCACCGGGCCCACCCCGACTACGTGCCGATGACCCTGGCCAGCACCGTCCTCGGTGGAGCCTTCACGTCGCGGCTCAACCACCTGATCCGCGAGGTACGCGGCTACACGTACGGCATCCGGTCGGACTTCGGGATGTCCCGCCGGTTCGGTCGTTTCGCGGTCAGTTCCAGTGTGCAGACCGGGGTCACCGCGCCCGCCCTGATCGACTCGGTCGGTGAGGTGTCCCGTACCCAGGCCGACGGGGTGACCGAGGAGGAGCTGGCGGTGGCTCGGTCCTGGCGGGCCGGCCAGCTCTCGGTCGAGCTGCAGACCCCGCCGGCGATCGCCAGCGCCCTGGCGACGCTGGTCGTGCACGGGCTGCCCGACGACTACCACGCCCGGCTGCGCGACGAGCTGCTGTCGGCGACGGTCGAGCAGGTCTCCGCCGCCGCCGCCACCCACCTGCAGGCCGAAGGGCTGACCCTGGTGGTGGAGGGCGATGCGGCCAAGATCCGCGACGAACTGACCGCCTCCGGCCTGGGGGAGCTGCACGACGCCGACTGA
- a CDS encoding PadR family transcriptional regulator — translation MGGATDPAANWIRAGLGLAIMAALTEGDRHGYALAQRLAEFGLGPIRGGALYPVLNRLESESAVRSDWLPGEGGPGRKVYSITEAGRRRLADERTRWAEFTDAFEWLLTATDNGDNGGDGSEDDQQHLTQDSGRGGRPT, via the coding sequence ATGGGCGGCGCGACCGATCCGGCCGCGAACTGGATCCGGGCCGGACTCGGCTTGGCGATCATGGCCGCGCTCACCGAAGGCGACCGGCACGGATACGCGCTGGCACAGCGGCTGGCCGAGTTCGGGCTCGGCCCGATCCGCGGTGGCGCGCTCTATCCGGTGCTGAACCGGCTGGAGTCCGAATCGGCGGTGCGCTCCGACTGGCTGCCGGGCGAAGGTGGCCCGGGCCGGAAGGTCTACTCGATCACCGAGGCCGGCCGACGACGGCTGGCGGACGAACGCACCCGATGGGCCGAGTTCACCGACGCGTTCGAGTGGCTGCTCACGGCGACCGACAACGGCGACAACGGCGGCGACGGCAGCGAGGACGACCAGCAACACCTGACGCAGGACAGCGGCCGGGGAGGACGACCGACATGA
- a CDS encoding TraR/DksA C4-type zinc finger protein, giving the protein MGTELHGTRGNEWIEQVRVKLAEQLDTHRAQLTELTADTGDPGEAHTRAALVVAARRGYDQTVEALNRIAAGRYGRCDRCGGDILRERLEILPHARYCVPCTR; this is encoded by the coding sequence ATGGGCACCGAACTGCACGGCACCCGCGGCAACGAATGGATCGAACAGGTGCGGGTGAAACTGGCCGAGCAGTTGGACACGCACCGGGCGCAGCTGACCGAACTCACCGCCGACACCGGTGACCCAGGCGAAGCGCACACCCGGGCCGCGCTGGTCGTCGCCGCCCGGCGCGGCTACGACCAGACCGTCGAGGCGCTGAACCGGATCGCCGCTGGCCGCTACGGCCGCTGCGACAGATGCGGTGGCGACATCCTCCGGGAACGGCTGGAGATCCTGCCGCACGCGCGGTACTGCGTACCCTGCACGCGCTGA
- a CDS encoding GNAT family N-acetyltransferase, protein MPQLHTSVMIRYATYTDTPQVAKTLVEAFLDTPESSWLIPDPVARRRVYQRFCPALIDYGLRQGSIYLTEDYSAVAVWRPCSLILPNPVEYEQLLDDTCGEYAYRFRLLDNALAERHPVGEHHYLAYLGVAPDRQGYGLGTALLNHRHAIFDTAGSAAYVVASSPGARDLYARLGYRLTATAPFHLPDGGPLLWPMWRQPQLARRHLN, encoded by the coding sequence ATGCCCCAGCTCCACACGTCGGTGATGATCCGGTACGCGACCTACACCGACACCCCGCAAGTGGCCAAGACACTGGTGGAGGCATTTCTGGACACCCCCGAGTCGTCCTGGCTGATCCCGGACCCGGTCGCCCGTCGCCGGGTCTACCAGCGGTTCTGTCCGGCGCTGATCGACTACGGGCTGCGCCAGGGCAGTATCTACCTCACTGAGGACTACAGCGCGGTGGCGGTGTGGCGTCCGTGCAGCCTGATCCTGCCCAACCCGGTCGAGTACGAGCAGCTGCTCGACGACACCTGTGGTGAGTACGCGTACCGGTTCCGGTTGCTGGACAACGCCCTCGCCGAACGACACCCGGTGGGCGAGCACCACTATCTGGCGTACCTCGGGGTCGCCCCGGACCGGCAGGGCTACGGCCTCGGTACGGCATTGCTGAACCACCGGCACGCCATCTTCGACACCGCCGGCAGCGCCGCCTACGTGGTGGCCAGCAGCCCCGGAGCCCGCGACCTGTACGCCCGGCTCGGCTACCGGCTCACCGCCACGGCCCCGTTCCACCTGCCCGACGGCGGACCGCTGCTCTGGCCGATGTGGCGGCAGCCGCAGCTGGCCCGCCGGCACCTGAACTGA
- a CDS encoding aspartate-semialdehyde dehydrogenase, which produces MRIGIVGATGQVGSVMRQVLEQRAVPVDELRLFASARSAGRTLPWRGGEIVVEDAATADYRGLDIALFSAGKATSKELAPRVAAAGAVVIDNSSAWRMDPDVPLVVAEVNPQAAADRPKGIIANPNCTTMAAMPVLRPLHDEAGLVSLVVATYQAVSGAGLAGVAELDEQVRKVAEGAASLTFDGGAVEFPAPRSFAAPIAFNVLPLAGSIVDDGSDETDEEQKLRNESRKILGIPELRVSGTCVRVPVFTGHSLQINARFARPIDPRRAAELLADAPGVALSDVPTPLQAAGQDPTYVGRIRVDETVEHGLALFCANDNLRKGAALNAVQIAELLIAAAT; this is translated from the coding sequence ATGAGGATCGGGATTGTCGGCGCGACCGGGCAGGTCGGTAGCGTCATGCGGCAGGTACTGGAGCAGCGGGCGGTGCCCGTCGACGAGTTGCGGTTGTTCGCCTCGGCCCGCTCGGCCGGCCGGACCCTGCCCTGGCGCGGCGGCGAGATCGTCGTCGAGGACGCCGCCACCGCCGACTACCGAGGGTTGGACATCGCGCTCTTCTCGGCTGGCAAGGCCACCTCGAAGGAGCTGGCACCCCGGGTCGCGGCGGCGGGTGCCGTGGTGATCGACAACTCGTCGGCCTGGCGGATGGATCCGGACGTACCGCTGGTGGTCGCCGAGGTCAACCCGCAGGCCGCCGCCGACCGCCCGAAGGGCATCATCGCTAATCCGAACTGCACCACGATGGCGGCGATGCCGGTGCTGCGCCCGCTGCACGACGAGGCCGGCCTGGTCAGCCTGGTCGTCGCGACCTACCAGGCGGTCTCCGGCGCCGGCCTGGCCGGTGTCGCCGAGCTGGACGAGCAGGTCCGCAAGGTCGCCGAGGGGGCGGCGTCGCTGACCTTCGACGGCGGCGCGGTGGAGTTCCCGGCGCCCCGGTCGTTCGCCGCGCCGATCGCGTTCAACGTGCTGCCGCTGGCCGGCTCGATCGTCGACGACGGCTCCGACGAGACCGACGAGGAGCAGAAGCTGCGCAACGAGAGTCGCAAGATTCTCGGCATCCCCGAGCTGCGGGTGAGCGGGACCTGTGTCCGGGTGCCGGTGTTCACCGGCCACTCGCTGCAGATCAACGCCCGGTTCGCCCGACCGATCGACCCGCGGCGGGCGGCCGAGCTGCTGGCCGACGCGCCCGGCGTGGCGCTGTCCGACGTGCCGACGCCGCTGCAGGCCGCCGGCCAGGATCCGACGTACGTCGGCCGGATCCGGGTCGACGAGACCGTCGAGCACGGCCTGGCGCTGTTCTGCGCCAACGACAACCTGCGCAAGGGCGCCGCCCTCAACGCGGTGCAGATCGCCGAGCTGCTGATCGCCGCCGCAACCTGA
- a CDS encoding PP2C family protein-serine/threonine phosphatase: MPHPADRSLLHRTERWRGMPLALALIAVITVIDVLTQTNAVVLGFLSLAPLLAAAVEKTRRTALVTAVACVVALVAGLPSGMFGSLDHLLRSSVVFAVGIVSIYVARSRNLREARLRRMTEIAEVAQRAVLRAPPPQLGDVALVARYLSASEAANVGGDLFAVVDSPYGTRIIIGDACGKGLQAVQMSATVMGAFRQSAFVQPELSAVAADLDQAVYRDGIGTGQPAQFVTAALVQLTDDTLTVINCGHPAPALRTSAGTLEILEPGDRHPPLGLRRDAPDPLRLTRPWQVGDRLLLYTDGLVEARNGRGEFLASDRVTACLELPDRREALDRVVTELQRHAGGQISDDAAMLLAERVAAD; this comes from the coding sequence GTGCCGCACCCGGCCGACCGGTCGTTGCTGCACCGCACCGAACGCTGGCGCGGAATGCCGCTGGCGTTGGCGCTGATCGCGGTCATCACCGTCATCGACGTGCTGACTCAGACAAACGCGGTCGTTCTCGGGTTCCTGTCGCTGGCCCCGCTGCTCGCCGCCGCCGTCGAGAAGACCCGACGGACCGCGCTGGTCACCGCGGTCGCCTGCGTCGTCGCGTTGGTCGCCGGGCTACCCAGCGGCATGTTCGGCAGCCTGGACCATCTGCTGCGCAGCAGTGTCGTCTTCGCGGTCGGCATCGTGTCGATCTACGTGGCCCGGTCCCGGAACCTGCGGGAGGCCCGGCTGCGCCGGATGACCGAGATCGCCGAGGTCGCGCAGCGGGCGGTGCTGCGCGCACCGCCCCCGCAGCTGGGCGATGTCGCCCTGGTCGCCCGGTATCTGTCCGCGTCCGAGGCGGCCAACGTCGGCGGTGACCTGTTCGCCGTCGTGGACAGCCCGTACGGGACCCGGATCATCATCGGGGACGCGTGCGGCAAAGGGCTGCAGGCGGTCCAGATGTCGGCCACCGTGATGGGTGCCTTCCGGCAGTCCGCCTTCGTGCAGCCGGAACTGTCCGCCGTCGCCGCCGATCTGGACCAGGCGGTGTACCGGGACGGGATAGGTACCGGGCAACCGGCGCAATTCGTCACCGCCGCCCTGGTGCAGCTCACCGACGACACGCTGACCGTGATCAACTGTGGCCATCCGGCGCCGGCGCTGCGGACCTCAGCCGGAACGCTGGAGATCCTGGAGCCCGGCGACCGGCACCCGCCGCTGGGGCTGCGCCGCGACGCGCCGGACCCGCTCCGGTTGACCCGGCCGTGGCAGGTCGGAGACCGGCTGCTGCTCTACACCGACGGGTTGGTGGAGGCCCGCAACGGCCGCGGTGAGTTCCTCGCCTCGGACCGGGTGACCGCGTGCCTGGAACTGCCGGACCGGCGGGAGGCGCTGGACCGCGTCGTCACTGAGCTGCAGCGCCACGCCGGCGGCCAGATCAGCGACGACGCCGCGATGCTGCTCGCCGAACGGGTCGCCGCCGACTGA
- a CDS encoding CBS domain-containing protein, whose amino-acid sequence MTTVGEFMTARPFTMDASDMLTAAARQMRDADIGDIIVTNGSDIQGIVTDRDITVRAVASEMDPSMTQLSQIITEDVVVVSPYDDAVAAAELMRTYSVRRLPVVDDGRLVGVVSMGDLAVEWEPDSVLADISTDDPNN is encoded by the coding sequence ATGACGACCGTCGGAGAGTTCATGACAGCCCGGCCGTTCACCATGGACGCGAGTGACATGTTGACGGCGGCGGCGCGGCAGATGCGGGATGCCGACATCGGCGACATCATCGTCACCAACGGCAGCGATATCCAAGGAATCGTGACCGACCGGGACATCACGGTCCGGGCGGTGGCATCCGAGATGGATCCGTCGATGACCCAGCTCAGCCAGATCATCACCGAGGACGTGGTGGTCGTGTCGCCGTACGACGACGCGGTCGCGGCCGCGGAGCTGATGCGGACCTACTCGGTACGGCGGCTGCCGGTGGTCGACGACGGCCGGCTGGTCGGCGTCGTCTCCATGGGTGACCTCGCCGTCGAGTGGGAACCGGATTCGGTGCTGGCCGACATCAGCACCGACGACCCGAACAACTGA
- a CDS encoding NAD(P)/FAD-dependent oxidoreductase, translating into MKRPRIVIAGAGFAGYQAARTLSRLARGSAEIVLINPTDYFLYVPLLPEVASGVLEPRRVTVSLPDTLPGVRVVLGEIDQIDLPDRRICYVDGEGDRAELSYDRLIVSIGSVNKLLPIPGVNEHAHGFRTLPEALYLRDHLTRQIELADLSDDPAERAARCTFVVVGAGYTGTEVAAHCVSATDLLVRRHPRLAGQQVRWLLLDLADRVLPELDERMSVTAQKVLDARGVETRFGTSVREATSDGVRLSDGEFIPTRSLIWCVGVRPDPVVDELGLTTLKGRLVVDEFLAVPQHPEVYACGDAAAVPDPNRPGEVTPMTAQHAVRQGKLAAQNVAASYGHGSFRPYRHKDLGFVVDLGGAQAAANPLHVPISGPLAKAVTRGYHLASIPGNRIRVAADWTLESLLSRQGVQLGLVPPAAVPLDTASPELVYPVGR; encoded by the coding sequence ATGAAGCGACCACGCATCGTCATCGCGGGTGCCGGCTTCGCCGGCTACCAGGCTGCCCGTACCCTGTCCCGGCTGGCCCGGGGGTCCGCCGAGATCGTCCTGATCAACCCGACCGACTACTTCCTGTACGTGCCGTTGCTGCCCGAGGTCGCCTCGGGTGTGCTGGAGCCGCGCCGGGTCACCGTCTCGCTGCCGGACACCCTGCCCGGCGTGCGGGTGGTGCTCGGCGAGATCGACCAGATCGACCTGCCGGACCGGCGGATCTGCTACGTCGACGGCGAGGGCGACCGGGCCGAGTTGAGCTACGACCGGTTGATCGTCTCCATCGGCAGCGTCAACAAGCTGCTGCCGATCCCCGGCGTCAACGAGCACGCGCACGGCTTCCGGACCCTGCCGGAGGCGCTCTACCTGCGCGACCACCTCACCCGGCAGATCGAACTCGCCGACCTGAGTGACGATCCGGCCGAGCGGGCCGCCCGGTGCACCTTCGTCGTGGTCGGTGCCGGATACACCGGTACGGAGGTCGCGGCGCACTGTGTCTCCGCCACCGACCTGCTGGTCCGCCGGCATCCCCGGCTCGCCGGCCAGCAGGTGCGCTGGCTGCTGCTCGACCTGGCCGACCGGGTGCTGCCCGAGCTGGACGAGCGGATGTCGGTCACCGCGCAGAAGGTCCTCGACGCGCGGGGCGTCGAGACCCGGTTCGGCACCTCGGTCCGCGAGGCGACCAGCGACGGGGTGCGTCTGTCCGACGGGGAGTTCATCCCGACCCGGTCGCTGATCTGGTGCGTCGGGGTGCGCCCCGACCCGGTGGTGGACGAATTGGGACTGACCACCCTGAAGGGCCGGCTGGTGGTCGACGAGTTCCTCGCCGTACCGCAGCATCCGGAGGTGTACGCGTGCGGTGACGCCGCCGCGGTGCCCGACCCGAACCGGCCGGGCGAGGTCACCCCGATGACCGCCCAGCACGCCGTCCGGCAGGGCAAGCTGGCCGCGCAGAACGTCGCCGCGTCGTACGGGCACGGCTCGTTCCGCCCGTACCGGCACAAGGACCTGGGGTTCGTGGTCGACCTCGGCGGCGCGCAGGCGGCGGCGAACCCGCTGCACGTGCCGATCTCCGGCCCACTGGCCAAGGCGGTGACCCGGGGCTACCACCTGGCGTCGATCCCGGGCAACCGGATCCGGGTGGCGGCCGACTGGACGTTGGAGTCGTTGCTGTCGCGCCAGGGCGTGCAGCTCGGTCTGGTACCGCCGGCGGCGGTACCGCTGGACACCGCGTCGCCGGAGCTGGTGTACCCGGTCGGCCGCTGA
- a CDS encoding ABC transporter permease, with translation MSRVLTVAEMTLRETSRRRGVLAILLVFPLCFYLARRGDFAGQSIRFVCLGLGWALSTAALFAGNANRDLETRLRLTGYRPAQLWAGRLLALWAVGVLLSVPYFLLVLFDQPGVRHGAIGLIMLVMVAVAVPFGLAISAVLPRELEGTLILLTIVGLQMVMDPASPAARALPFWFSREIATYAIDHTDSGYLDRGLLHGAVVAVTMVALVAIATGVRLRRRPHLRFG, from the coding sequence ATGAGCCGGGTGCTGACCGTGGCGGAGATGACGTTGCGCGAGACGTCCCGGCGACGCGGCGTACTGGCGATCCTGCTGGTCTTTCCGCTCTGCTTCTATCTGGCCCGTCGGGGCGATTTCGCCGGGCAGTCGATCCGGTTCGTCTGCCTCGGGCTCGGCTGGGCGCTGAGCACGGCGGCGCTGTTTGCCGGCAACGCCAACCGTGATCTGGAGACCCGGCTGCGGCTGACCGGCTACCGGCCAGCGCAGCTGTGGGCCGGCCGACTGCTGGCGCTGTGGGCGGTCGGTGTGCTGCTTTCCGTGCCGTACTTCCTGCTGGTGCTGTTCGACCAGCCCGGTGTACGGCACGGGGCGATCGGCCTGATCATGCTGGTGATGGTCGCCGTGGCGGTGCCGTTCGGGCTGGCGATCAGCGCGGTGCTGCCCCGCGAGCTGGAAGGCACCCTGATCCTGCTGACCATCGTCGGGCTGCAGATGGTGATGGACCCGGCCAGCCCGGCCGCGCGGGCGCTGCCGTTCTGGTTCAGCCGGGAGATCGCCACCTACGCGATCGACCACACCGACAGCGGCTACCTCGACCGAGGGCTGCTGCACGGCGCGGTCGTCGCGGTCACGATGGTCGCCCTGGTCGCGATCGCCACCGGGGTACGGCTACGCCGCCGACCCCACCTACGGTTCGGGTGA
- a CDS encoding ATP-binding cassette domain-containing protein, translating into MNQQTWLAALTGELHRHGIDRELAGHVVAEAAAHLYDSGEAPLAVFGTPADYATDVARSVGGPAQIPRRVHPGPVRLDVQDVTKRYRRHTVLDRVRLTVRAGEIAAVVGANGSGKSTLLRICAGLASPDSGRVRVYGTLGYCPQSGGTGDFLHPDEHFALVGAGRRLSRTQSRTAGRTQAAVLDWDASAAVQARHLSGGTRQKLNLVLAGLGDPDLLLLDEPYQGFDRGTYLDFWHQVWRWRDAGKAVVVVTHLLNQLDRVDLVLDLTGTEAGR; encoded by the coding sequence GTGAACCAGCAGACCTGGCTCGCCGCCCTGACCGGCGAGCTGCACCGACACGGCATCGACCGCGAGTTGGCCGGACACGTCGTCGCGGAGGCCGCGGCCCACCTGTACGACAGCGGCGAAGCGCCGTTGGCGGTCTTCGGCACCCCGGCCGACTACGCCACCGACGTGGCGCGCAGCGTCGGTGGGCCGGCTCAGATCCCGCGCCGCGTCCACCCGGGCCCGGTCCGGCTCGACGTGCAGGACGTCACCAAGCGGTACCGCCGACACACCGTACTGGACCGGGTGCGACTCACCGTCCGGGCCGGCGAGATCGCCGCCGTGGTCGGTGCCAACGGCAGCGGCAAGAGCACCCTGCTGCGCATCTGCGCCGGCCTGGCCAGCCCGGACAGCGGCCGGGTCCGGGTGTACGGCACCCTCGGCTACTGCCCGCAGTCCGGCGGCACCGGCGACTTCCTGCACCCGGACGAGCACTTCGCGCTGGTCGGTGCCGGCCGTCGGCTCAGCCGGACACAGTCGCGTACCGCCGGGCGGACGCAGGCCGCGGTCCTGGACTGGGACGCGTCCGCCGCCGTCCAGGCCCGGCACCTGTCCGGCGGCACCCGGCAGAAGCTCAACCTGGTGCTGGCCGGGCTCGGCGACCCGGACCTGCTGCTGCTCGACGAGCCGTACCAGGGCTTCGACCGCGGCACCTACCTGGACTTCTGGCACCAGGTGTGGCGCTGGCGCGATGCCGGCAAGGCGGTCGTGGTCGTCACCCACCTGCTGAACCAGCTCGACCGGGTCGACCTGGTGCTCGACCTGACCGGAACGGAGGCCGGTCGATGA
- a CDS encoding PadR family transcriptional regulator, whose protein sequence is MDQERRGQWLRGVLDLCVLAALHRHESYGYELAQSLQAAGLGPIKGGTLYPVLLRLQRTGLVDARWRAGTSGPARKYYRLTESGAQRLRQTTADWRSFATGVDTILQEVTTS, encoded by the coding sequence GTGGATCAGGAACGGCGGGGCCAGTGGCTGCGCGGGGTGCTCGACCTCTGTGTGCTCGCGGCGCTGCACCGGCACGAGTCGTACGGTTACGAGCTGGCCCAGTCGCTGCAGGCGGCCGGGCTCGGGCCGATCAAGGGCGGCACCCTCTACCCCGTACTGCTCCGGCTGCAACGGACCGGCCTGGTCGACGCCCGATGGCGCGCCGGCACCAGCGGCCCGGCCCGCAAGTACTACCGGCTGACCGAGTCCGGTGCGCAGCGGCTGCGCCAGACCACCGCCGACTGGCGGTCCTTCGCCACCGGTGTCGACACGATCCTGCAGGAGGTGACCACCTCGTGA